A single genomic interval of Ruminococcus sp. NK3A76 harbors:
- a CDS encoding DUF1667 domain-containing protein: MTKELICINCPMGCALTAEVENNEVISVKGNTCPRGEKYAKTELIAPVRTVTTTMMTDSGKPIPVKTQSPVPKEKIFDVVAAIKAQTARLPVSMGDVVLSDAAGTGVDIVCGRSML, translated from the coding sequence ATGACCAAGGAGCTTATATGCATAAACTGCCCCATGGGCTGCGCTCTCACAGCCGAGGTAGAAAACAATGAAGTTATATCGGTAAAGGGCAACACCTGTCCGAGAGGTGAAAAATACGCAAAGACCGAGCTTATTGCCCCTGTACGCACAGTCACCACCACTATGATGACAGACAGCGGCAAGCCGATACCTGTAAAGACACAGTCACCTGTCCCGAAGGAGAAGATATTCGATGTCGTAGCTGCAATAAAGGCACAGACTGCCCGGCTGCCGGTCAGCATGGGCGATGTGGTACTCTCCGATGCAGCAGGCACCGGGGTGGACATAGTCTGCGGAAGGAGTATGCTTTAG
- a CDS encoding TraB/GumN family protein — protein MFRKTKAFLSLITAAVMLTSCSLGGGSSSSSSESSLSDDSSTTTTRATVTLPQDNTSVSDSSSQPDEQTHEDITPLMWKVTSSDGHEMTLIGTMHALSDDCYPLPDRITERYNAAEVVACEMDLYAFSKDLTTQLNLTNQALYSDSGETIAQHLSAETVDGLTAFLEKADGAGTMDKYKKYKPWMLLTVCETYVVRALGLDPYKGLDITLSTQAHEDGKEVYEVEGADFQFDMLMNFSDELYDLLLGGYNGDSYEAVVENNREMYAAWKSGDIETVTQLVTGEFDAESKGFENDEQKKLFEKYAKEMFYDRNTGMADAAEKLLKEHNNTFFMVGLAHFLNEGGIIDLLQKKGYTVEQI, from the coding sequence ATGTTCAGAAAAACAAAGGCGTTTTTGTCATTAATAACGGCAGCCGTGATGCTCACCTCCTGCTCTTTAGGCGGAGGGAGCAGCTCGTCATCATCTGAAAGCAGCTTGTCAGACGACAGCAGCACGACCACTACCCGTGCCACCGTGACGCTGCCGCAGGATAATACGTCAGTGTCTGACTCAAGCTCGCAGCCCGATGAGCAGACGCATGAGGATATCACGCCGCTTATGTGGAAGGTGACTTCGAGCGACGGCCACGAGATGACGCTCATAGGCACTATGCACGCACTCAGTGATGACTGCTACCCCCTGCCTGACAGGATAACGGAGCGCTATAACGCCGCCGAGGTGGTGGCCTGCGAAATGGACCTCTACGCATTCAGCAAGGATCTTACAACGCAGCTGAACCTTACCAATCAGGCGCTCTACAGCGACAGCGGCGAGACGATAGCGCAGCACCTTTCTGCCGAGACGGTGGACGGGCTGACGGCCTTTTTAGAAAAAGCCGACGGTGCAGGCACTATGGATAAGTACAAGAAATACAAGCCGTGGATGCTCCTGACGGTCTGCGAAACGTATGTCGTAAGAGCCCTCGGGCTCGACCCGTACAAGGGGCTTGACATCACGCTGAGCACTCAGGCGCACGAAGACGGCAAGGAGGTATATGAGGTCGAGGGGGCGGATTTCCAGTTCGATATGCTGATGAACTTCTCCGACGAGCTTTATGACCTGCTGCTTGGCGGATACAACGGCGACAGCTACGAGGCAGTCGTTGAGAACAACAGAGAGATGTACGCTGCGTGGAAGTCGGGCGACATCGAAACTGTCACACAGCTTGTCACAGGCGAGTTTGATGCCGAGAGCAAAGGCTTTGAAAATGACGAGCAGAAAAAGCTGTTTGAGAAATACGCTAAAGAGATGTTCTACGACCGAAACACTGGCATGGCAGACGCTGCCGAAAAGCTCTTAAAAGAGCACAACAACACCTTCTTCATGGTAGGCCTTGCCCACTTTTTGAACGAAGGCGGCATAATCGACCTCCTTCAGAAAAAAGGCTACACGGTCGAGCAGATATAA
- a CDS encoding ABC transporter permease: MKFMILFKKELKEMLTLTTLMTMIFTVVAMVMAGSAMSGAVEEAQEASGEITICNLDDTEFTKAVLSFLENPAGGEKNDVKYVDVKGDDYASELDRLDIKNVVIIPEGFSKSIENNEQATLLYITKMNSLSTMSNVSTGSSNAVSLINAAVKSAFYSSKVNSGALLDKEVTMLEAPVTVEETTIVGDKSEKVSAALVVSATQMSNMFLPIMVFVLVIYSSQMILNAVANEKLDKTLETLLSAPVSRLSVLSAKMLAAGVVAGLNAIVYMFGMNKMTSSLSNMTSESVDNLDEILKNLGLTMSVGDYVLVGIQMFLTILITLSVSLVLGVLVKDSKSAQSYIMPISLLAMIPYMLSMFVDISTLSPALKYVVYAIPFTHTFMATQNVMLGKMSLFWGGFAYQAVLLVVCMGFAVKVFTSDRIFTMTLSFGKKKQKEASNED; the protein is encoded by the coding sequence ATGAAATTCATGATCCTTTTCAAAAAAGAGCTTAAGGAAATGCTCACGCTCACCACACTTATGACCATGATATTCACAGTCGTAGCAATGGTGATGGCAGGCAGTGCCATGTCAGGCGCAGTTGAAGAAGCGCAGGAGGCAAGCGGCGAGATAACTATCTGCAACCTCGATGACACGGAATTCACCAAGGCAGTGCTCAGCTTCCTTGAAAACCCTGCCGGCGGCGAAAAGAACGATGTAAAATACGTCGATGTAAAGGGCGATGACTACGCATCTGAGCTTGACAGGCTCGATATCAAAAACGTGGTGATAATCCCCGAGGGCTTTTCAAAGTCTATCGAAAACAATGAGCAGGCTACTCTTTTGTATATCACAAAGATGAACTCGCTCTCGACTATGTCTAACGTTTCAACAGGCTCGTCAAATGCAGTTTCTCTTATCAATGCGGCTGTAAAGAGCGCATTCTATTCATCAAAGGTCAACTCGGGCGCACTTCTCGATAAGGAAGTGACAATGCTCGAAGCACCTGTTACAGTCGAGGAGACAACTATAGTAGGCGATAAGTCAGAGAAGGTGTCGGCAGCTCTCGTTGTCAGCGCAACACAGATGAGCAATATGTTTTTGCCTATCATGGTGTTCGTGCTCGTTATCTATTCTTCTCAGATGATACTCAACGCAGTTGCGAACGAAAAGCTCGACAAGACCCTCGAAACACTGCTCTCTGCACCTGTTTCAAGACTTTCGGTGCTCTCTGCAAAGATGCTCGCAGCAGGCGTTGTTGCAGGCCTTAATGCGATAGTTTATATGTTCGGCATGAATAAGATGACAAGCTCGCTGTCAAACATGACCTCTGAGTCTGTCGATAATCTTGACGAGATACTCAAAAACTTAGGCCTTACCATGTCGGTAGGCGACTATGTGCTGGTGGGCATACAGATGTTTCTGACTATCCTTATCACACTTTCCGTATCCCTCGTGCTCGGCGTGCTCGTTAAGGATTCAAAGAGCGCACAGTCTTACATAATGCCTATATCCTTACTCGCAATGATACCCTATATGCTGTCGATGTTCGTTGATATCTCAACTCTTAGCCCGGCACTCAAATATGTGGTATACGCAATACCCTTCACACATACATTCATGGCAACACAGAACGTAATGCTCGGCAAGATGTCGCTTTTCTGGGGCGGATTTGCATATCAGGCAGTGCTTCTCGTAGTGTGCATGGGCTTTGCAGTAAAGGTCTTCACAAGCGACAGGATATTCACCATGACCCTCTCCTTCGGCAAGAAGAAGCAGAAGGAAGCAAGCAACGAGGACTAA